GACTGATCAACCATTATTTGATCAACTACTCCTCATCCGACTGTTTGCAGATCAGAAAACGATAAACACCACTAACCTCTTCACTGACTAACATCTCCTGATCGAGGAAATTACAGAACTTCAGGAAATCACGCCTGGTCGATGGGTCCGTTGCCTGAATTTCAACCACATCACCGATCTGCATGTCGCGAATCATATTGTGTAGCATCATCACCGGCTCCGGACAAAACAGACCTTTCGCATCAAGATGATGGGTAATTTTCACATCCTTCATGGCTTAAACAGAACCCGCAGATTATTTTTGAACAGACAAAATCAAATGTCGCTGAACGGCTCGCCAGACAACAAACAAAGCAACAATACAGAGAACGGCCGATAACATAAAGTGGCCATCATATCCCAACGCTTTGGCACTAAAGCCCGACAACGAGCCCGCAATCAAACCTGCAATAACCACCACACAGCTCTGAAGTGCATAATCGGCTGCCGCACTGTGCTCACGACAGCGATCCATCATGACGGTAAACAGGGCCGCTGTTGCCATGCCCCCGGCGATGTGTTCCAGTATGACCGCCAAATAAATATGGAGCATATCCTGACCGTTGATTCCGAGGTAACTTAACAAAGCAAAGGTTTCAAATAACAGAAAACCCAACAAAGCAGTTTGCCGCCCCACTTTACTGACTAACCAACCCCCCACCAACGCACCGAATAATCCGGCGGCAAAACCAACCGATCCAAGAATCAACCCCATTTGTTCCAGCGTAATTCCAAAATCGAACAGCATCGGCCGAATCATCTGGGTACCAAACGCATCGCCGAATTTGAACAGGAAGATCATCAGCAACCACAACCAGGCGCCTGGTTCTTTAAAAAATGCCAACCATAACGGCCAAACCGGTTGGTCATCCACCACGTGCGCTTTTGGCGTAAAATTCCACAATGGCAAGGTACCTAATACCATCATGGCAGCCAGCAGCAACAGAGCGCCCTGCCAGCCGAATACGCCAAACAAGGACACCAGTAAACCACCTGCCAGCACCATTCCGATACGGTAACCGGCGACCTGAACGCCATTGCCGATACCACGCTCTGCGTCATTCAGGTTTTCTACCGCCAATGCATCGGTAGCAATATCCTGCGTGGAGATAAATAAATTGAGGCAGAAAATTAATAATGCAAAAGTCACCATCCCTTGTTGCACCCAATATTCCACCGGCGTCAGCGCCAGAATCACCAGCAAGATGGCAGCGCAATAGTTCATCAAAATAATCCAACTGCGGCGATATTCATCTCGGAATAAACTGACTTTATCCAGTAGCGGTGCCCACACAAATTTCAGTGCCCAGGGAAGCGCCAGTAACGACAATAAGCCGATAACGGTAAGGTCCAGGCCCTGTTCGCGCATCAATACCGGCATTGCCTGACCAAAAAAGCCATGAGGGAGGCCTTGGACAAGGTAGAGAAATATCAATGCGATCCATTTTTTCATTCGACATATCCGATCGTTGCAGAACTGAGCTGGAGACAGGCAATGATAATAAATTGCGAGCATAAAAAAACCCGCGCTGTAGGCGGGTTTTCAGCGTACCTTTTCCGCAATGAAGCACGGGGTTAGGTATCTAGTGGTGAGAGTGCAGGTAAACCTGCGGGTCCCCAGTTGCCCGGACACCCATTCCCGGTGTGATTAATCACGTTCCAGAATAGCAACAGCGCCCTGACCACCTGCCGCACAGATGGAGATCAGACCACGGCCAGAACCTTTTTCTTCCAACA
The Saccharospirillaceae bacterium genome window above contains:
- the tusA gene encoding sulfurtransferase TusA, translated to MKDVKITHHLDAKGLFCPEPVMMLHNMIRDMQIGDVVEIQATDPSTRRDFLKFCNFLDQEMLVSEEVSGVYRFLICKQSDEE
- a CDS encoding MFS transporter; this encodes MKKWIALIFLYLVQGLPHGFFGQAMPVLMREQGLDLTVIGLLSLLALPWALKFVWAPLLDKVSLFRDEYRRSWIILMNYCAAILLVILALTPVEYWVQQGMVTFALLIFCLNLFISTQDIATDALAVENLNDAERGIGNGVQVAGYRIGMVLAGGLLVSLFGVFGWQGALLLLAAMMVLGTLPLWNFTPKAHVVDDQPVWPLWLAFFKEPGAWLWLLMIFLFKFGDAFGTQMIRPMLFDFGITLEQMGLILGSVGFAAGLFGALVGGWLVSKVGRQTALLGFLLFETFALLSYLGINGQDMLHIYLAVILEHIAGGMATAALFTVMMDRCREHSAAADYALQSCVVVIAGLIAGSLSGFSAKALGYDGHFMLSAVLCIVALFVVWRAVQRHLILSVQK